GGTGAAGCAGAGGCAGCATATATAAATATTTTAGGCTTAAGTTGGGCAACTGCAAGCCAGGACTATGACTCCCTTTTATTTGGTGCTAAAAGGTTAATAAGAAATCTTACTTTAAGTGGTAAAAGGAAACTTCCGGGAAAAGATGTATATGTAGAGATTAAACCAGAACTAATAGAACTAGATACTTTATTAAAAAAACTGGGTTTAACTAGAGAACAATTAATAGACATTGGCATTATAGTTGGAACAGATTATAACCCAGATGGAATTAAAGGCTATGGCGTTAAAACCGCATATAGAATTATTAAAAAATATGGTAGTTTAGAAAAAGCAATAGAAAAAGGAGAAATACCAAAAATTAAAGTCAATTTTAACGTCGAAGAGATAAGAAGTCTATTCCTAAAACCACAAGTAGTAGAGCCTAAGGAAAATCTTGAATTAGTAGATTGTGATAGTAATAAAATATTAGATATCCTAGTTAAAACGCACGATTTTAACGAGGAAAGAGTAAAAAACGGGATAGAGAGATTAGAAAAAGCAAAGAGAGAAGCAAAAGGAGCTTCTCGTCAGACTGGACTTGATCAATGGTTTTGATTAACTAAATTTTCATGTACATAGCTTTTAAATTAAATAATTTTATAATGATATTTGTGAACACTCACACTTTCATTCCATTATACCTTAATCTGATTGACCTTAATGTCTTAGTTATAGGCGGAGGAAAAGTAGGGACTAAAAGAGCTTTAAACTTTTATGAACATGGAGCTAAAGTTACTGTTGTAAGTTTAAATTTCTCAGAAGAATTATTAAACTATAAGGATAAAATTTCATTAATAAAAAAGGATGCAAATGATTTAGATTCAAACTTTTTAGCGAACTTTGATATCATTATTACTGCTACAAATGATAAAAATATTAACAGTAAATTATGTCATGAAGCAAAAAAATTAAAAAAGTTATGTAATAATCCTACTAATATAGAAGAATCTAGTTTTATAGTACCTATATACTATACAGATAATGAACTCTCAATAGCTGTTACTACTTTCGGCAAATCTAGCTTATCATCAAAATACATTATCGAACTTATTCGTAAAAATATTCTTAGTGATGAAATTTATGAACTAGTAAAAGTAATGGAAACAGTCAAAGAGTTACTTAAATCAGAAATAAATGATCCTTCAAAAAGGTTTACATATTATAGTAAAATATTTAATGATGAAATTTTTAGAAATTATATAAAAGAAAAGAAATTAGATTTAGCAATAGATAGAGCAAAGGTGATTATAAATGAGTGAC
The sequence above is drawn from the Sulfurisphaera tokodaii str. 7 genome and encodes:
- the fen gene encoding flap endonuclease-1, yielding MGVDLAELVEEIKKELSFAELKGKKISIDAYNALYQFLAAIRQPDGTPLMDSQGRVTSHLNGLFYRTISILEEGIIPIYVFDGKPPEQKAQELERRKKVKEEAEKKLEQAKTEGSIKTSELKKYAQMSIRLTNEMAEESKELLKAMGIPVVQAPSEGEAEAAYINILGLSWATASQDYDSLLFGAKRLIRNLTLSGKRKLPGKDVYVEIKPELIELDTLLKKLGLTREQLIDIGIIVGTDYNPDGIKGYGVKTAYRIIKKYGSLEKAIEKGEIPKIKVNFNVEEIRSLFLKPQVVEPKENLELVDCDSNKILDILVKTHDFNEERVKNGIERLEKAKREAKGASRQTGLDQWF
- a CDS encoding precorrin-2 dehydrogenase/sirohydrochlorin ferrochelatase family protein, whose translation is MIFVNTHTFIPLYLNLIDLNVLVIGGGKVGTKRALNFYEHGAKVTVVSLNFSEELLNYKDKISLIKKDANDLDSNFLANFDIIITATNDKNINSKLCHEAKKLKKLCNNPTNIEESSFIVPIYYTDNELSIAVTTFGKSSLSSKYIIELIRKNILSDEIYELVKVMETVKELLKSEINDPSKRFTYYSKIFNDEIFRNYIKEKKLDLAIDRAKVIINE